Proteins from a genomic interval of Treponema brennaborense DSM 12168:
- a CDS encoding flavodoxin codes for MKRFFAVILSGGLLMAGVSAKTLVVYYSYSETGNTRRIAEQIQKETGADIAEIVPVVPYSNDYDAVVDAAKRDVNRDYKPEIRKLGVNVGDYDTIVIGTPTWWYKMASPVLTFMSGTDFSGTHVALFSTHAGWSGTVIADMSALCKGADVFAAEEIQFGTRAKAGTLVTKQAVVDEFIRKIRERR; via the coding sequence ATGAAGCGATTTTTTGCCGTGATTTTATCGGGAGGACTTCTTATGGCTGGTGTGAGCGCAAAGACGCTTGTTGTGTACTATTCGTATTCTGAGACGGGGAACACGCGCAGGATTGCCGAACAGATTCAGAAGGAAACGGGTGCGGATATTGCGGAGATTGTGCCGGTCGTTCCGTATTCAAATGATTATGATGCGGTGGTGGACGCGGCAAAGCGCGACGTGAACCGTGACTACAAGCCTGAGATTAGGAAACTGGGCGTGAATGTCGGCGACTACGACACGATTGTAATAGGAACGCCTACCTGGTGGTATAAAATGGCTTCTCCGGTGCTGACGTTTATGAGCGGCACTGATTTTTCCGGCACGCACGTCGCGCTGTTCAGCACGCACGCCGGCTGGTCGGGAACGGTTATTGCGGATATGAGCGCGCTCTGCAAGGGAGCGGACGTGTTTGCGGCGGAGGAGATTCAGTTCGGCACGCGGGCTAAGGCCGGAACGCTTGTAACGAAGCAGGCGGTGGTGGATGAGTTCATCAGAAAAATACGGGAGCGGCGGTAA
- a CDS encoding cyclophilin-like fold protein, which produces MKNLFCTAIVSVLLILCAAADGQEFFEGKRICGRIEIIIAAVSGEKTLSAVLYDSSSARALLEKLAGGGITLNMNDYGGFEKVADLGFSLPQNDTPTDTDAGDLILYLGRRFVIYYDKNSWNFTPLGKIEAVSKSELQSILGDGSVRVTIRKQEPR; this is translated from the coding sequence ATGAAAAATCTTTTTTGTACGGCGATTGTTTCTGTTCTGCTGATATTGTGTGCGGCCGCGGACGGTCAGGAATTTTTTGAGGGAAAGCGGATTTGCGGACGCATTGAAATCATCATTGCCGCGGTTAGTGGAGAAAAAACGCTGAGTGCTGTTCTGTATGACAGTTCATCTGCCCGTGCATTGCTCGAAAAGCTTGCAGGCGGCGGCATCACCCTCAATATGAATGATTACGGAGGTTTTGAAAAAGTTGCGGACTTGGGATTTTCGCTTCCTCAAAACGATACACCGACGGATACTGACGCCGGCGACTTGATACTGTATCTTGGGCGGCGGTTTGTCATTTACTACGACAAAAATTCGTGGAATTTCACGCCGCTCGGAAAAATCGAGGCTGTTTCAAAGTCGGAGCTGCAATCGATTCTCGGAGACGGAAGCGTTCGTGTTACGATTCGGAAACAGGAGCCGCGTTGA
- a CDS encoding flavodoxin, translated as MTNVNAKTLVAYFSATGNTARLSQTIASALGADIVEIEPAVPYSSADLDWTNKQSRSTVECNDSAARPVIKNRIDVSGYDTVIIAFPVWWYNAPKIIYTFVESVDLSGKKVVPICTSGGSGLGRAPGDLQKVGSKTADWRNGTRFSPSASAAEVKRFFDGALK; from the coding sequence ATGACGAATGTAAATGCAAAAACACTGGTGGCGTATTTCAGCGCCACCGGAAATACGGCTCGTCTTTCACAGACGATCGCTTCCGCGCTCGGTGCGGATATAGTTGAGATTGAGCCGGCAGTTCCGTACTCGTCCGCGGATTTGGACTGGACGAACAAGCAGAGCCGCTCCACCGTTGAGTGCAACGATTCTGCGGCGCGCCCGGTGATAAAAAACCGCATTGATGTTTCCGGTTACGACACGGTAATCATCGCGTTTCCTGTCTGGTGGTACAACGCGCCCAAAATCATCTACACCTTTGTAGAAAGCGTTGATTTGAGCGGCAAGAAAGTCGTTCCGATATGCACGTCGGGCGGAAGCGGACTGGGACGAGCTCCCGGCGATCTGCAGAAAGTCGGCTCCAAGACGGCGGACTGGCGGAACGGAACGCGGTTCAGTCCGTCTGCGTCAGCGGCGGAGGTGAAGCGGTTTTTTGACGGAGCGCTGAAATGA
- a CDS encoding aldo/keto reductase produces the protein MMEYAELGHSGIKVSRLCVGCMSFGKVFPDFHQWVLNQESTDAVVKYALEKGITFFDTANCYSHGTSEEFLGNAIGKYAARKDVVIATKVYFNEGKLSRKAILAECDASLKRLGTDYVDLYVIHRFDYGTPVEETMEALDSLVKAGKVRALGASAMYAYQFHTMQVAAEKNGWTPFTSMQHHYNAIYREDEREMIPLCRQLNVALTPYSPLAAGRLSRTEWKTDSARSRTDTTAAGKYDSTEAQDKLIAERVRDVAEKYGTSMTSVALAWLFAKGVTSALIGATKPEHFDGAAAAFDVALTQDDINYIEELYVPHKIVGAL, from the coding sequence ATGATGGAATACGCGGAATTAGGACACAGCGGTATAAAAGTAAGCCGGCTGTGCGTGGGGTGCATGAGTTTCGGAAAAGTGTTTCCGGATTTTCACCAGTGGGTGCTGAATCAGGAATCGACTGACGCGGTTGTAAAATATGCGCTTGAAAAAGGAATTACGTTCTTTGACACGGCGAACTGCTATTCCCACGGCACGAGCGAAGAATTCTTAGGTAATGCAATCGGAAAATATGCGGCGCGGAAAGACGTTGTAATTGCGACGAAAGTGTATTTCAACGAGGGAAAATTGAGCCGCAAGGCGATTCTCGCAGAGTGCGACGCTTCGCTCAAACGGCTCGGTACGGACTATGTCGATTTGTACGTCATTCACCGTTTCGACTATGGAACACCCGTAGAAGAAACGATGGAAGCGCTTGATTCGCTTGTGAAGGCAGGAAAAGTGCGCGCGCTCGGTGCGTCGGCGATGTATGCGTATCAGTTCCATACGATGCAGGTTGCGGCGGAAAAAAACGGCTGGACTCCGTTTACGTCCATGCAGCATCATTACAACGCAATCTACCGCGAGGACGAGCGCGAGATGATTCCTTTGTGCCGGCAGCTGAACGTGGCGCTCACTCCGTACAGCCCGCTCGCTGCGGGGCGGCTGAGCCGCACCGAATGGAAAACCGATTCCGCCCGCAGCCGCACAGATACGACTGCCGCCGGAAAATACGATTCCACCGAGGCGCAGGACAAACTGATTGCCGAGCGCGTGCGGGACGTTGCGGAAAAATACGGTACGAGTATGACTTCCGTTGCGCTTGCCTGGCTGTTTGCTAAAGGCGTTACGTCCGCGCTTATCGGAGCCACGAAGCCTGAGCATTTTGACGGAGCCGCCGCTGCGTTCGACGTTGCTTTAACTCAAGATGATATCAACTATATAGAAGAATTATACGTTCCGCACAAAATTGTAGGCGCGCTGTAG
- a CDS encoding flavodoxin: protein MKKRSCIIATLFAAAMLFGTAEPAAAQSSTKNQKKSDSKKTLIVFYSWGGTTQGIARKIQQKLGCDMFEIELVKPYSTDYNTVLDEAQRDQRNQARPAIKNKVADFAKYDTIVLGYPNWWASIPMPIATFLESYDFDGKTVIPFCSNGGGRLGQSVSAITKLVPGASVKNPLSIYYSGGASLDSDLNKWLSKNGF, encoded by the coding sequence ATGAAAAAAAGGAGCTGTATTATTGCGACACTTTTTGCTGCTGCCATGCTGTTTGGCACGGCTGAACCGGCGGCTGCTCAAAGTTCCACGAAAAATCAGAAGAAAAGTGATTCCAAAAAAACGCTTATCGTGTTCTACAGTTGGGGCGGAACAACACAGGGAATCGCGCGGAAAATTCAGCAGAAGCTCGGCTGCGATATGTTTGAAATTGAACTGGTAAAACCGTATTCGACTGATTACAATACCGTTCTGGACGAAGCTCAGCGCGACCAGCGGAATCAGGCGCGTCCGGCAATCAAAAACAAAGTCGCCGATTTCGCAAAGTATGACACAATCGTTCTGGGCTACCCGAACTGGTGGGCGTCGATTCCCATGCCGATTGCGACTTTTTTGGAAAGCTATGATTTTGACGGAAAGACGGTCATTCCGTTCTGCTCGAACGGCGGCGGTCGTCTCGGCCAAAGCGTTTCGGCAATCACAAAACTTGTTCCCGGCGCCAGCGTGAAAAATCCGCTTTCAATTTATTATTCAGGCGGAGCGTCGCTTGATTCAGACTTGAATAAATGGCTTTCTAAAAACGGGTTTTAG
- a CDS encoding formylglycine-generating enzyme family protein, which produces MTKDNMVLIKGGSFVMGSPASEAWREKDEVQHTVTLDDFYISKYEVTQAEYESVMKKNPSYFKGAKGENLPVESVSWYDAVAFCNELSRREGLSAAYTIDGETVVWNRSADGYRLPTESEWEYAARAGTSTPFSSEKAPGDVDANFYAHYPYNIEQNYFNDSVLETRPGYYRQKTVAVGSFKPNANGLYDIHGNVSEWCFDFYGAYPKTSVKNPSGAEDGSTRVCRGGGWNDFGKHLRCAFRSSELPEESSASRGFRVARNK; this is translated from the coding sequence ATGACAAAAGACAATATGGTTTTGATTAAAGGCGGCTCTTTTGTGATGGGAAGTCCTGCGTCGGAAGCGTGGCGCGAAAAAGACGAGGTTCAGCATACGGTAACACTGGATGATTTTTACATTTCAAAATATGAAGTGACGCAGGCTGAATATGAATCGGTGATGAAGAAAAATCCGTCGTATTTTAAAGGCGCGAAAGGTGAAAATCTTCCGGTGGAAAGCGTTTCCTGGTATGATGCGGTTGCGTTCTGCAATGAGCTGAGCAGACGGGAAGGGCTCTCTGCGGCGTATACGATTGACGGAGAAACTGTCGTCTGGAACAGAAGTGCGGACGGCTACCGGCTTCCGACGGAATCTGAATGGGAATATGCCGCGCGTGCCGGAACTTCAACGCCGTTCAGTTCCGAAAAAGCGCCCGGCGATGTGGATGCGAATTTCTATGCGCACTATCCGTATAATATCGAGCAGAACTATTTTAACGACAGCGTTCTTGAAACCCGCCCCGGCTATTACCGGCAGAAAACAGTCGCTGTCGGAAGTTTTAAGCCGAATGCAAACGGTCTGTACGATATTCACGGAAACGTGAGCGAGTGGTGCTTTGACTTTTACGGCGCATATCCGAAGACTTCGGTGAAAAATCCGTCCGGGGCAGAAGACGGCTCTACCAGAGTGTGCCGCGGCGGCGGCTGGAACGATTTCGGAAAGCATTTGCGCTGTGCGTTCCGTTCAAGCGAACTGCCGGAAGAATCGTCTGCAAGCCGGGGATTCCGTGTCGCGCGGAACAAATAG
- a CDS encoding DUF4405 domain-containing protein gives MNGKKIIRRALDAVMTLLSVLLAGGLFLFPSDVVHEVLGTVLILLWVAHNILNRGFYKSLIKGKYTAVRVMMIVINAALLVSCALLAVSGIMLSNRVFAFIGIERGMGFARKAHLAASHWYYILIALHFALHAGAVFSGIKLRRTARWIRLLVHCTIGAVSLYGLYAFVRLGLWKYLFLTQEFFFFDVQRGFALFLADYISIFVLFASVMNGAMTLFRRV, from the coding sequence ATGAACGGTAAAAAAATAATCCGCCGCGCACTTGATGCGGTGATGACGCTTCTTTCCGTCCTTTTGGCGGGCGGACTGTTTTTGTTTCCGAGCGATGTCGTTCACGAAGTTTTGGGAACGGTGCTGATTCTCCTATGGGTGGCGCACAATATTCTGAATCGCGGTTTTTACAAGTCGCTTATTAAAGGCAAATACACTGCCGTGCGCGTTATGATGATTGTCATAAACGCCGCGCTCCTTGTTTCGTGCGCGCTGCTTGCCGTAAGCGGCATTATGCTTTCTAACCGAGTGTTCGCTTTTATTGGAATCGAGCGCGGAATGGGTTTTGCGCGAAAGGCTCATCTTGCTGCAAGCCACTGGTACTACATTCTGATTGCGCTCCATTTTGCGCTGCACGCCGGTGCGGTGTTCAGCGGCATAAAACTGCGCAGAACGGCGCGATGGATTCGGCTCCTCGTGCATTGCACGATCGGCGCGGTGTCGCTCTACGGTTTGTATGCGTTCGTGCGGCTGGGTTTGTGGAAGTATCTGTTTTTGACGCAGGAGTTTTTCTTTTTTGATGTGCAGCGCGGATTTGCATTGTTTTTGGCGGACTATATTTCGATTTTCGTGCTGTTCGCGTCGGTGATGAACGGCGCAATGACGCTGTTCCGCAGGGTGTGA
- a CDS encoding TetR/AcrR family transcriptional regulator produces the protein MKRMTIRVFYEFTPQYLSFGSGIMDGDAVHTKISTKERIIRETFLLMSSQAYSNISLSQIAARVGISKTAIFRHFANKEELLGALKERFIDDVAACFLKDSGPCASADTLLSEACLYRTWKELVSLSCVKPEYMCFFVRMLASSIDFSAILVDGLKKRGVPIPTHETDNVQSITEISYVYTTTFFCLMKYWHFSETADTRLPPPSEFADILFSFLKNGWNVLQPLSAETLGRLDGLCRFSGGEALRPLDRFFMAFAQVVRTNGFPNVTVELIAAELGMAKSSLYGYFKNKGEMIRNLIEEETVYIIEVVEKKFSRLKELSFSERVYCILRISIEYILLRPEILSVATWLCLRNEEFPSALFNHINETGVFRELIALHSDQFPAVGLPVGVLSLLEWLVTVSVSQVVGGLHRHMPDAALIDSARLMYGVLQRGVRNVAEK, from the coding sequence ATGAAACGGATGACGATTCGGGTGTTTTATGAATTTACGCCGCAGTATTTGTCGTTCGGGAGCGGTATTATGGACGGCGACGCGGTACATACTAAAATATCAACAAAAGAGCGCATCATACGGGAAACGTTCCTGCTGATGTCTTCTCAGGCATATTCAAATATTTCCTTGTCGCAGATCGCCGCCCGCGTCGGAATCAGCAAAACGGCCATTTTCAGACATTTCGCCAATAAGGAAGAGCTGCTGGGCGCGCTGAAAGAGCGTTTTATAGACGATGTCGCCGCGTGCTTTCTCAAAGACTCCGGACCGTGCGCTTCCGCCGATACGCTGCTTTCGGAAGCGTGCCTGTACCGGACCTGGAAAGAACTGGTTTCGCTTTCCTGCGTAAAGCCGGAATATATGTGTTTTTTCGTGCGGATGCTCGCCTCGTCGATCGATTTTTCGGCGATACTCGTCGACGGTCTCAAAAAACGGGGCGTTCCCATTCCGACGCATGAAACGGATAACGTACAATCGATCACCGAAATCAGTTACGTGTACACGACCACTTTTTTCTGTTTGATGAAATATTGGCATTTCAGTGAGACAGCCGATACGCGGCTGCCTCCTCCGTCTGAGTTTGCCGATATTTTGTTTTCGTTTTTAAAGAACGGCTGGAACGTATTGCAGCCGCTGTCCGCGGAAACGCTCGGCCGGCTGGACGGATTGTGCCGTTTTTCCGGCGGAGAGGCACTGCGGCCGCTCGATCGGTTTTTTATGGCGTTCGCGCAGGTGGTTCGGACAAACGGATTTCCGAACGTGACGGTGGAACTGATCGCCGCGGAATTGGGGATGGCCAAAAGTTCTTTGTACGGATACTTCAAAAACAAAGGCGAAATGATTCGTAATTTAATCGAAGAAGAAACCGTATATATAATTGAAGTAGTGGAAAAGAAATTTTCCCGATTAAAGGAGCTGTCTTTTTCCGAGCGGGTATACTGCATTCTGAGAATAAGTATCGAATACATATTGCTGCGCCCGGAAATTTTATCCGTTGCGACCTGGCTTTGCCTGCGGAACGAAGAATTCCCGTCCGCGCTCTTTAACCATATCAACGAAACCGGCGTATTCCGCGAATTGATCGCGCTTCATTCGGATCAGTTTCCCGCCGTCGGATTACCGGTGGGCGTCCTTTCGCTTCTTGAATGGCTGGTTACCGTTTCCGTATCGCAAGTGGTCGGTGGACTGCACCGGCACATGCCGGACGCGGCGCTGATCGATTCGGCTCGGCTCATGTACGGCGTACTGCAGCGAGGAGTGCGAAATGTTGCGGAAAAGTAG
- a CDS encoding TolC family protein, whose amino-acid sequence MNKWCGKRFLQCACRLLLAVLPLASGFAQTDGQPLVLTIDEAVKYANGNSKTLKSSAIDLEVKKRASDMVWNQFLPSVSVSATASRSNEYSDTMGAILSAIPGFPYQPSAVTEADHWTAVGNVGISWNFSFALVDGIRIIRQNYEAGLVSWDQTLRQNELQIRKLFYGLLLQQESFKIQQQSLLNAQKRVDQAKVNYRNGLIPELALLQTQVAYENQKPAVLKMEQAVNQQLDLFAFMLGLPAGTKITLDGKIDPVFITLDAETLIDQYAWNNPDIVSLQKNLEILRLNLSVQNLQAFTPALSLSWGWQPMVSDIDSNWINTYTDRGAFSATLAWNLTNLLPFSANRQQAKDTKANISKLELSLETLLQKAELDIRTQVDTLAQSHAAIEASAGNIALAQKSYDMTLAAYRNGTKELLDVRDAENQLNQAKLGLANEKYNYLSGLLDLEYSLNTKFVK is encoded by the coding sequence ATGAATAAATGGTGCGGAAAACGTTTTCTGCAATGCGCGTGCCGTTTGCTGCTGGCTGTCTTGCCGCTTGCTTCCGGTTTTGCCCAGACGGACGGGCAGCCGCTCGTTCTGACGATCGACGAAGCCGTAAAATACGCGAACGGGAACAGTAAGACGCTTAAAAGTTCTGCCATCGATTTGGAAGTAAAGAAACGTGCGTCCGATATGGTGTGGAATCAGTTTCTGCCGTCGGTTTCAGTCAGTGCGACGGCGAGCCGCAGTAACGAATATTCCGATACGATGGGAGCGATTTTATCTGCAATTCCCGGATTTCCGTATCAGCCTTCGGCGGTGACCGAGGCCGACCATTGGACGGCCGTGGGAAACGTGGGTATTTCGTGGAATTTTTCTTTCGCGCTTGTCGACGGCATCCGCATCATCAGGCAAAACTACGAAGCCGGTCTCGTTTCCTGGGATCAGACGCTGCGCCAGAACGAACTGCAGATTCGCAAACTGTTTTACGGGTTGCTGTTGCAGCAGGAAAGTTTTAAAATACAGCAGCAGTCGCTGCTCAACGCGCAGAAGCGGGTGGATCAGGCGAAGGTGAATTACCGCAACGGCTTGATTCCCGAGTTGGCACTGTTGCAGACTCAGGTAGCGTATGAAAATCAGAAGCCGGCCGTACTCAAAATGGAGCAGGCGGTAAATCAGCAACTTGATTTGTTTGCGTTTATGCTGGGACTTCCGGCGGGGACGAAAATAACGCTCGACGGAAAAATCGATCCGGTGTTTATTACGCTCGACGCGGAAACGCTGATCGACCAATATGCCTGGAATAATCCGGACATCGTATCTTTACAGAAAAATCTTGAAATACTCAGATTGAATCTTTCCGTTCAAAATCTTCAGGCGTTTACTCCCGCCTTGTCCTTGTCCTGGGGCTGGCAGCCGATGGTATCCGATATCGATTCCAATTGGATAAACACGTATACGGATCGCGGCGCGTTTTCGGCAACGCTCGCCTGGAATCTGACGAATCTGCTGCCGTTTTCCGCCAACCGTCAGCAGGCGAAAGATACCAAAGCGAATATCTCGAAACTGGAGTTGTCGCTTGAAACGCTGCTCCAAAAAGCGGAACTGGATATACGTACGCAGGTGGATACGCTGGCGCAGTCCCACGCTGCGATCGAGGCGAGCGCCGGAAACATCGCGCTCGCGCAGAAATCGTACGATATGACGCTCGCCGCATATCGCAACGGTACCAAAGAATTGCTCGACGTTCGCGACGCTGAAAATCAGCTGAATCAGGCGAAGCTCGGCCTTGCGAATGAAAAATACAATTATCTTTCAGGATTGCTGGATCTTGAATACAGTCTTAATACGAAATTTGTAAAGTAA
- a CDS encoding efflux RND transporter periplasmic adaptor subunit, with protein sequence MKLTVRKTIFAAAVCAVLLLVSGCGKKEDTAAKSAAAADEEKTVYAVNTYVTSAENLDAYLEFGGDVAASSSVDVLPDTSGKLTGIRVKTGDYVKKNQLLAEVDPSRPGMTYETSPVRAPVSGTVTSFPLSAGTMVAPSLSIGKISSTNDLEISISVAERFVSRIKTGQKAVLTFDAYPGETFSAKVTEVSPVLDTYTRSMNVTLRLDPPDNRIKIGMYTRVKLITDTKSGVVAVPRTAILTRSEKEYVFVVDPESKTVTARTVTSGITVDDKIEITSGLTAGDEVVMSGQTLLDDGSQVNVVSRTGGK encoded by the coding sequence ATGAAATTGACGGTAAGAAAAACGATTTTTGCAGCGGCTGTTTGCGCCGTGCTCCTTTTGGTTTCGGGCTGCGGTAAAAAAGAAGATACAGCGGCAAAATCCGCCGCCGCTGCCGATGAAGAAAAAACGGTATACGCGGTAAACACGTACGTGACTTCTGCGGAAAACCTCGACGCGTATTTGGAATTCGGCGGCGACGTTGCGGCTTCTTCCAGCGTAGACGTCCTCCCCGACACGTCGGGCAAGCTGACCGGTATTCGGGTCAAGACGGGCGATTACGTTAAAAAGAACCAGCTGCTTGCGGAAGTGGATCCATCGCGGCCCGGCATGACGTACGAAACGAGTCCCGTCCGCGCGCCGGTTTCCGGTACGGTTACGTCGTTCCCGCTTTCGGCCGGTACGATGGTTGCGCCGTCCTTGTCTATCGGTAAAATAAGCAGTACCAACGATCTGGAGATTTCCATCAGCGTGGCCGAACGCTTTGTTTCCCGCATCAAAACCGGTCAGAAAGCCGTTTTGACGTTCGACGCGTATCCGGGCGAAACCTTTTCGGCAAAAGTGACGGAAGTAAGCCCGGTGCTCGACACGTACACCAGATCGATGAACGTAACGCTCCGCCTTGATCCGCCGGACAACCGGATAAAGATCGGCATGTATACGCGCGTTAAACTGATTACCGACACGAAAAGCGGCGTCGTCGCGGTTCCCCGAACGGCGATTTTGACGCGTTCCGAAAAGGAATACGTGTTCGTCGTCGATCCCGAATCGAAAACGGTTACCGCGCGGACGGTAACGTCCGGTATCACGGTCGACGATAAAATCGAAATTACGTCCGGTCTGACGGCCGGAGACGAAGTCGTCATGTCGGGACAAACTTTGCTCGACGACGGCAGCCAAGTTAACGTTGTATCCCGTACGGGAGGTAAATAA